In Tursiops truncatus isolate mTurTru1 chromosome X, mTurTru1.mat.Y, whole genome shotgun sequence, the following proteins share a genomic window:
- the LOC101315787 gene encoding glycogenin-2 isoform X7 — translation MPVSDQAFVTLATNDVYCQGALVLGQSLRDHRATRRLVVLVTPQVSNLLRVILSRVFDEVIEVNLIDSVDYIHLAFLKRPELGVTLTKLHCWTLIHYSKCVFLDADTLVLSNIDELFSRRELSAAPDPGWPDCFNSGVFVFQPSLETHGLLLRHATDHGSFDGADQGLLNSFFSNWSTADIQKHLPFIYNLSSNTAYTYSPAFKQFGSSAKVVHFLGSTKPWNYKYNPQTGSVLEEGSGSVSQHQTSFLNLWWGIYHRSILPLYENILHEDEQTSPGHTAHLGGAGVPCSSSAPTAEGSCANAVPRSGEPYTSWAEGPRQPWPESTMVVVEETPASPDACPVEDMIGWPEMETSSGVMCDPLSPPSTQFADFTGTQTSSQPVESAEGGPPEEALEPRREPPVDVTRDPSLQDALEVDLAISVSEISIEEKALSPDEERRKWEEGRIDYLGKDAFVRIQEKLDRFLQ, via the exons TGTCTGACCAAGCGTTTGTCACGCTGGCTACCAATGACGTCTACTGCCAGGGGGCCCTGGTGCTGGGGCAATCATTGCGGGACCACAGGGCCACCAGGAGGCTGGTGGTGCTGGTCACCCCTCAGGTGTCCAACCTGCTCAG GGTGATCCTCTCGAGGGTGTTTGATGAGGTCATCGAGGTGAACCTGATAGACAGTGTAGACTACATCCACCTGGCCTTTCTGAAGAGACCTGAGCTCGGAGTCACCCTCACCAAGCTTCACTGTTGGACACTCATCCATTATAGCAAGTGCGTCTTCCTGGATGCAGATACCCTG GTGCTGTCCAATATCGATGAGCTGTTCAGTAGGAGAGAGCTTTCTGCGGCCCCAGATCCCGGATGGCCGGATTGCTTCAATAGCGGGGTGTTTGTCTTCCAACCTTCCCTGGAGACGCATGGCCTCTTGCTGCGGCATGCCACGGACCACGGCAGCTTTGACG GGGCAGACCAAGGCTTGTTGAACAGTTTCTTCAGCAACTGGTCCACAGCAGACATCCAGAAACACTTGCCATTCATTTATAACTTGAGTAGCAACACGGCCTACACCTACAGCCCTGCTTTCAAACA ATTCGGCTCGAGCGCGAAGGTGGTCCACTTTTTGGGGTCCACGAAGCCTTGGAACTACAAGTACAATCCCCAGACGGGCTCCGTCTTGGAGGAGGGCTCTGGGTCTGTCAGCCAGCATCAGACGTCCTTCCTTAACCTCTGGTGGGGGATTTACCACCGCAGCATTCTGCCTCTTTATGAAAATATCCTGCACGAGGACGAACAGACATCTCCAGGACACACA GCTCACCTCGGGGGCGCTGGGGTGCCTTGTTCAAGTTCAGCGCCCACTGCTGAGGGGTCGTGTGCAAATGCTGTGCCCCGCTCCGGGGAGCCCTATACCAGTTGGGCGGAGGGGCCCCGCCAGCCTTGGCCTGAGAGCAccatggtggtggtggaggagacCCCCGCTTCGCCTGACGCATGCCCTGTGGAAGAT atgataGGTTGGCCGGAAATGGAGACTTCCTCTGGAGTGATGTGTGACCCGTTGTCACCACCCTCCACCCAATTCGCAGACTTCACAGGGACCCAAACCAGCTCG CAGCCCGTGGAGAGCGCGGAAGGTGGCCCACCTGAGGAAGCCTTGGAGCCACGCCGGGAGCCCCCTGTGGATGTCACCAGGGACCCCAGTCTCCAGGATGCTTTGGAG GTGGACCTGGCCATCTCCGTCTCCGAGATTTCCATCGAAGAAAAGGCACTGAGTCCCGATGAGGAGCggaggaagtgggaggagggaCGCATCGACTACCTGGGGAAGGATGCGTTTGTCCGGATTCAGGAGAAGCTGGACCGCTTCCTGCAGTGA
- the LOC101315787 gene encoding glycogenin-2 isoform X4 — protein MQEAWIIVACFFDATPKPDRWEFLRVSDQAFVTLATNDVYCQGALVLGQSLRDHRATRRLVVLVTPQVSNLLRVILSRVFDEVIEVNLIDSVDYIHLAFLKRPELGVTLTKLHCWTLIHYSKCVFLDADTLVLSNIDELFSRRELSAAPDPGWPDCFNSGVFVFQPSLETHGLLLRHATDHGSFDGADQGLLNSFFSNWSTADIQKHLPFIYNLSSNTAYTYSPAFKQFGSSAKVVHFLGSTKPWNYKYNPQTGSVLEEGSGSVSQHQTSFLNLWWGIYHRSILPLYENILHEDEQTSPGHTAHLGGAGVPCSSSAPTAEGSCANAVPRSGEPYTSWAEGPRQPWPESTMVVVEETPASPDACPVEDMIGWPEMETSSGVMCDPLSPPSTQFADFTGTQTSSQPVESAEGGPPEEALEPRREPPVDVTRDPSLQDALEVDLAISVSEISIEEKALSPDEERRKWEEGRIDYLGKDAFVRIQEKLDRFLQ, from the exons TGTCTGACCAAGCGTTTGTCACGCTGGCTACCAATGACGTCTACTGCCAGGGGGCCCTGGTGCTGGGGCAATCATTGCGGGACCACAGGGCCACCAGGAGGCTGGTGGTGCTGGTCACCCCTCAGGTGTCCAACCTGCTCAG GGTGATCCTCTCGAGGGTGTTTGATGAGGTCATCGAGGTGAACCTGATAGACAGTGTAGACTACATCCACCTGGCCTTTCTGAAGAGACCTGAGCTCGGAGTCACCCTCACCAAGCTTCACTGTTGGACACTCATCCATTATAGCAAGTGCGTCTTCCTGGATGCAGATACCCTG GTGCTGTCCAATATCGATGAGCTGTTCAGTAGGAGAGAGCTTTCTGCGGCCCCAGATCCCGGATGGCCGGATTGCTTCAATAGCGGGGTGTTTGTCTTCCAACCTTCCCTGGAGACGCATGGCCTCTTGCTGCGGCATGCCACGGACCACGGCAGCTTTGACG GGGCAGACCAAGGCTTGTTGAACAGTTTCTTCAGCAACTGGTCCACAGCAGACATCCAGAAACACTTGCCATTCATTTATAACTTGAGTAGCAACACGGCCTACACCTACAGCCCTGCTTTCAAACA ATTCGGCTCGAGCGCGAAGGTGGTCCACTTTTTGGGGTCCACGAAGCCTTGGAACTACAAGTACAATCCCCAGACGGGCTCCGTCTTGGAGGAGGGCTCTGGGTCTGTCAGCCAGCATCAGACGTCCTTCCTTAACCTCTGGTGGGGGATTTACCACCGCAGCATTCTGCCTCTTTATGAAAATATCCTGCACGAGGACGAACAGACATCTCCAGGACACACA GCTCACCTCGGGGGCGCTGGGGTGCCTTGTTCAAGTTCAGCGCCCACTGCTGAGGGGTCGTGTGCAAATGCTGTGCCCCGCTCCGGGGAGCCCTATACCAGTTGGGCGGAGGGGCCCCGCCAGCCTTGGCCTGAGAGCAccatggtggtggtggaggagacCCCCGCTTCGCCTGACGCATGCCCTGTGGAAGAT atgataGGTTGGCCGGAAATGGAGACTTCCTCTGGAGTGATGTGTGACCCGTTGTCACCACCCTCCACCCAATTCGCAGACTTCACAGGGACCCAAACCAGCTCG CAGCCCGTGGAGAGCGCGGAAGGTGGCCCACCTGAGGAAGCCTTGGAGCCACGCCGGGAGCCCCCTGTGGATGTCACCAGGGACCCCAGTCTCCAGGATGCTTTGGAG GTGGACCTGGCCATCTCCGTCTCCGAGATTTCCATCGAAGAAAAGGCACTGAGTCCCGATGAGGAGCggaggaagtgggaggagggaCGCATCGACTACCTGGGGAAGGATGCGTTTGTCCGGATTCAGGAGAAGCTGGACCGCTTCCTGCAGTGA
- the LOC101315787 gene encoding glycogenin-2 isoform X8, translated as MAHGPSRSAACGIFPDRGTNPCPLHRQADSQPLRHQGSPRVILSRVFDEVIEVNLIDSVDYIHLAFLKRPELGVTLTKLHCWTLIHYSKCVFLDADTLVLSNIDELFSRRELSAAPDPGWPDCFNSGVFVFQPSLETHGLLLRHATDHGSFDGADQGLLNSFFSNWSTADIQKHLPFIYNLSSNTAYTYSPAFKQFGSSAKVVHFLGSTKPWNYKYNPQTGSVLEEGSGSVSQHQTSFLNLWWGIYHRSILPLYENILHEDEQTSPGHTAHLGGAGVPCSSSAPTAEGSCANAVPRSGEPYTSWAEGPRQPWPESTMVVVEETPASPDACPVEDMIGWPEMETSSGVMCDPLSPPSTQFADFTGTQTSSQPVESAEGGPPEEALEPRREPPVDVTRDPSLQDALEVDLAISVSEISIEEKALSPDEERRKWEEGRIDYLGKDAFVRIQEKLDRFLQ; from the exons atggctcacgggcccagccgctccgcggcatgtgggatcttcccggaccggggcacgaacccgtgtccccttcatcggcaggcggactctcaaccactgcgccaccagggaagccctag GGTGATCCTCTCGAGGGTGTTTGATGAGGTCATCGAGGTGAACCTGATAGACAGTGTAGACTACATCCACCTGGCCTTTCTGAAGAGACCTGAGCTCGGAGTCACCCTCACCAAGCTTCACTGTTGGACACTCATCCATTATAGCAAGTGCGTCTTCCTGGATGCAGATACCCTG GTGCTGTCCAATATCGATGAGCTGTTCAGTAGGAGAGAGCTTTCTGCGGCCCCAGATCCCGGATGGCCGGATTGCTTCAATAGCGGGGTGTTTGTCTTCCAACCTTCCCTGGAGACGCATGGCCTCTTGCTGCGGCATGCCACGGACCACGGCAGCTTTGACG GGGCAGACCAAGGCTTGTTGAACAGTTTCTTCAGCAACTGGTCCACAGCAGACATCCAGAAACACTTGCCATTCATTTATAACTTGAGTAGCAACACGGCCTACACCTACAGCCCTGCTTTCAAACA ATTCGGCTCGAGCGCGAAGGTGGTCCACTTTTTGGGGTCCACGAAGCCTTGGAACTACAAGTACAATCCCCAGACGGGCTCCGTCTTGGAGGAGGGCTCTGGGTCTGTCAGCCAGCATCAGACGTCCTTCCTTAACCTCTGGTGGGGGATTTACCACCGCAGCATTCTGCCTCTTTATGAAAATATCCTGCACGAGGACGAACAGACATCTCCAGGACACACA GCTCACCTCGGGGGCGCTGGGGTGCCTTGTTCAAGTTCAGCGCCCACTGCTGAGGGGTCGTGTGCAAATGCTGTGCCCCGCTCCGGGGAGCCCTATACCAGTTGGGCGGAGGGGCCCCGCCAGCCTTGGCCTGAGAGCAccatggtggtggtggaggagacCCCCGCTTCGCCTGACGCATGCCCTGTGGAAGAT atgataGGTTGGCCGGAAATGGAGACTTCCTCTGGAGTGATGTGTGACCCGTTGTCACCACCCTCCACCCAATTCGCAGACTTCACAGGGACCCAAACCAGCTCG CAGCCCGTGGAGAGCGCGGAAGGTGGCCCACCTGAGGAAGCCTTGGAGCCACGCCGGGAGCCCCCTGTGGATGTCACCAGGGACCCCAGTCTCCAGGATGCTTTGGAG GTGGACCTGGCCATCTCCGTCTCCGAGATTTCCATCGAAGAAAAGGCACTGAGTCCCGATGAGGAGCggaggaagtgggaggagggaCGCATCGACTACCTGGGGAAGGATGCGTTTGTCCGGATTCAGGAGAAGCTGGACCGCTTCCTGCAGTGA